In the genome of Croceimicrobium hydrocarbonivorans, one region contains:
- a CDS encoding PKD domain-containing protein, producing MALQRLLFLGVLLTMAFTGNGQCPPQSLPFSENFNSSLGCFTVTDGGSTTDTWVQAGPGGGSTGGDLDGSGLVIVDSDDAGSGNTLDETLSSPYIDASNFSGTLYLEFDHFFRSLNTNDSGWVEVWDSTQWVSVYSTATTIGAFNNPDHQQIDITAYAHDSLQVRFRYVDNGSWAWWWVIDNFKVQTVLCPAPNIQSLSVTSDTSFTLNLLSLEDTIAFEWGPVGFSQGSGCIGSKATNGNLSIDLKNSDAGTCFNQLSAGQCYDIYIAGSCPGGGYSNYIGPFTFCTPCATVSLPFTENFDQGLGCFNVVDGGTSTDTWRPAPAGGGSTGGDLDGTAHVEVDSDDAGSGETLDELLLSPIMDASNISGSLILEFDQYYNNIGADSAAVEVYDGTTWHLVYSEQSDKGAFGNPDHQFIDISAYANANLQVRFVYRDNGSWAWWWIIDNFSVRDVLCTPSSGFTAGYVGSDSVNLNWNLGTSHGYIIEWGISGFNPGSGTQTSSTTANSMGIPNLSLNTTYDFYLLDSCSGAITDTLGPITVSTACATQSIPFSENFDLGQGCFTIIDGGNTTDTWVAAPAGGLTSGGDLDGTPMMEADSDNAGSGGVTMFETLTSPILDATAYMSAGALTLSFDQYYRHLGSGSASVEVFDGTTWNQVANFTSTLGAFSAPDSQSIDITAYANPNLQVRFIYDDGGSWAWYWLVDNFKVEGQPCGAVSSADTISVGTNNINFNWVSANGSLWNINWGPQGFRQGTTVSGNYIAGVNTNSYNLTGLQSGSCFDIYIQDTCAGVGSGYWFGPLTVCTDTSCFPPSNISFSNITGSSASASWVGFAGSYEYSLVTSATANPANGTIGSTSSLNASLNGLSSATAYCLFVRGICAPGDTSAWAGPVCFTTACQSFTAPYLEDFEGPTSACWSNVQISGTNSWSVGSGSSGGGITSAHGGMFNAVFTSSNGGPYVTQYVSPIIDASGLSATELSFWYGQEAWFGDQNTLTVYYRTSPSGAWTQVWQNQTDVSSWTKVVIAIPSNSSTLQFAFEGTDNWGHANVLDDIRVDVPGGSNICPQVTNVSSANPSCGSIDLSWVSSSGGSIIEYGPTGFSPGSGSFTGVVTSPYTLSNLNANTSYDVYIADTCGVQDTGAFNGPTTVSTNNAGSANASFTYSNSTTNFMTYNFDASASTGNIQNYVWDFGDGYVGNGITVNHTYTSAGVYAVELILVSACGNDTLTQTIADVSTSEWKASDLKLYPNPAQDQIKLELPKSGKVEIALRDASGRTVRSWTLEVEAQEAQELNLEGLSKGVYLIDVNQADLHNRERLLLK from the coding sequence ATGGCTCTGCAAAGATTACTCTTTTTGGGCGTTTTACTGACTATGGCCTTCACTGGAAACGGTCAGTGTCCACCCCAAAGTTTGCCTTTTAGCGAAAATTTTAATTCCAGTCTGGGATGCTTCACCGTTACAGATGGTGGTAGCACTACTGACACCTGGGTTCAAGCTGGACCTGGCGGCGGTAGCACCGGTGGCGATTTAGATGGCAGCGGACTGGTTATTGTCGACAGTGATGATGCCGGCAGCGGCAATACTCTGGATGAAACTTTAAGCTCACCTTATATTGATGCTTCCAATTTCAGCGGAACCCTTTACTTAGAGTTTGATCACTTCTTCCGTTCCCTAAACACTAATGACAGTGGCTGGGTAGAAGTTTGGGACAGCACCCAATGGGTAAGTGTATACAGCACTGCTACTACCATTGGCGCTTTTAACAATCCTGATCATCAGCAAATTGACATCACTGCCTATGCGCATGATAGCTTACAAGTTCGCTTCCGTTATGTGGATAATGGTAGTTGGGCCTGGTGGTGGGTCATCGACAATTTCAAAGTTCAAACTGTTCTTTGTCCTGCCCCAAATATTCAATCCCTCAGCGTAACTAGCGATACCAGCTTTACTCTTAACTTATTAAGCTTAGAAGATACTATCGCCTTCGAATGGGGTCCGGTAGGCTTTAGTCAAGGTTCGGGCTGCATTGGCAGCAAGGCCACCAATGGCAACCTTAGTATTGATTTGAAAAACTCCGATGCCGGAACTTGCTTCAATCAACTTTCTGCTGGTCAATGCTATGATATTTACATTGCGGGTTCTTGTCCTGGTGGAGGATACTCAAACTATATCGGACCTTTTACTTTCTGCACTCCCTGTGCGACCGTATCCTTACCCTTTACCGAAAACTTTGATCAGGGCTTAGGTTGTTTTAATGTTGTGGATGGGGGTACCAGCACTGATACCTGGAGACCAGCTCCTGCTGGCGGTGGATCTACCGGTGGTGACCTCGATGGCACCGCTCATGTAGAAGTAGACAGTGATGATGCCGGATCAGGGGAAACCCTTGATGAATTATTGCTCAGCCCAATTATGGATGCCAGCAATATCAGCGGTAGCTTAATCCTCGAATTTGATCAGTACTACAACAATATCGGTGCAGACTCGGCAGCGGTAGAAGTTTACGATGGTACTACCTGGCATCTAGTCTATAGTGAACAGAGTGATAAAGGAGCATTCGGAAATCCTGATCATCAGTTCATTGATATTTCGGCTTATGCGAATGCTAATTTGCAAGTACGCTTTGTGTATCGCGACAATGGCTCTTGGGCCTGGTGGTGGATTATCGATAATTTCTCCGTTCGCGACGTTCTATGTACTCCTTCTAGCGGATTTACGGCTGGCTATGTGGGCAGCGATAGCGTAAACCTGAATTGGAATTTAGGTACTTCACATGGCTATATTATCGAATGGGGCATCAGTGGCTTTAACCCGGGTAGTGGGACACAGACTTCCAGCACCACCGCTAATAGTATGGGTATTCCTAACCTTAGCCTAAACACCACCTACGACTTTTACCTTTTAGATAGCTGCTCGGGTGCCATAACAGACACTTTAGGCCCTATCACTGTTTCTACCGCATGTGCAACCCAAAGCATTCCCTTTAGTGAAAACTTCGACTTAGGTCAGGGCTGCTTTACCATCATAGATGGCGGCAACACTACCGATACTTGGGTAGCAGCACCGGCTGGTGGATTAACCAGTGGGGGCGATTTAGATGGCACACCTATGATGGAAGCGGATAGCGACAATGCCGGCAGCGGCGGGGTTACCATGTTCGAGACCCTTACTTCACCCATTTTAGACGCTACGGCTTATATGAGTGCCGGGGCATTAACCTTAAGTTTTGATCAATACTATCGTCACCTAGGCTCAGGTTCTGCTTCGGTAGAGGTTTTTGACGGTACTACCTGGAATCAAGTAGCGAATTTCACCTCAACCCTAGGTGCTTTTAGTGCACCCGATTCGCAAAGCATCGACATTACCGCCTATGCCAACCCTAATCTTCAAGTACGCTTCATTTATGATGATGGCGGTTCTTGGGCCTGGTACTGGTTGGTAGATAACTTTAAAGTAGAGGGACAGCCATGTGGTGCGGTTTCATCTGCTGACACCATCAGTGTTGGCACCAACAATATCAATTTCAACTGGGTATCTGCCAATGGTAGCCTTTGGAACATTAACTGGGGACCTCAAGGTTTCCGCCAAGGGACCACCGTAAGTGGTAATTACATTGCAGGAGTTAACACTAATAGCTACAACCTTACTGGCTTGCAGTCGGGAAGTTGCTTCGACATTTATATTCAAGACACCTGTGCTGGTGTAGGCAGTGGCTACTGGTTTGGACCGCTTACCGTTTGCACCGATACCAGCTGTTTTCCTCCCAGCAATATTAGTTTCAGCAATATTACCGGCAGCAGTGCCTCTGCTTCATGGGTCGGCTTTGCTGGATCTTATGAATACTCTTTAGTTACCAGTGCAACCGCTAATCCAGCCAATGGAACCATTGGCAGCACCAGTAGCCTAAATGCCAGTTTAAACGGCCTTAGTTCGGCAACTGCCTATTGCTTGTTTGTGCGAGGGATATGTGCGCCCGGCGATACCAGTGCCTGGGCCGGACCAGTATGTTTCACCACGGCTTGTCAAAGCTTTACCGCTCCCTACCTCGAAGATTTCGAAGGGCCTACCAGCGCTTGCTGGAGCAATGTTCAAATTAGCGGAACAAATAGCTGGTCTGTTGGCTCAGGTTCCAGTGGAGGAGGCATTACCTCAGCCCATGGTGGTATGTTTAATGCCGTATTTACTAGCAGTAATGGCGGACCTTATGTAACCCAATACGTTTCACCGATTATTGATGCCAGCGGCTTAAGTGCAACGGAGCTTAGTTTTTGGTACGGACAAGAAGCTTGGTTTGGCGATCAAAACACCCTTACCGTATACTACCGAACCAGTCCCAGCGGAGCATGGACCCAAGTTTGGCAAAATCAAACCGATGTTTCCTCCTGGACCAAAGTCGTAATTGCTATTCCTTCAAACTCAAGCACCCTTCAATTTGCCTTTGAGGGCACTGATAATTGGGGACATGCCAATGTTTTAGATGATATTCGAGTAGATGTACCCGGTGGTTCCAATATCTGCCCACAAGTAACCAACGTGAGTAGCGCCAATCCAAGTTGTGGAAGCATCGACTTAAGCTGGGTTTCCTCCTCTGGCGGTTCGATTATTGAATACGGTCCTACTGGATTTAGCCCAGGTAGTGGATCCTTCACCGGAGTAGTTACCTCGCCCTATACCTTAAGTAATTTAAACGCTAACACTTCTTATGATGTGTATATCGCTGATACTTGTGGAGTGCAGGATACCGGAGCTTTCAATGGCCCAACTACAGTAAGCACGAACAATGCAGGCTCAGCCAATGCGAGCTTTACCTACAGTAATAGCACTACTAATTTTATGACTTACAATTTTGATGCATCGGCTTCCACCGGAAATATTCAAAATTATGTTTGGGACTTTGGTGATGGCTATGTAGGCAATGGTATTACTGTAAACCATACTTATACCAGCGCTGGCGTTTATGCTGTAGAGCTGATATTGGTAAGTGCCTGTGGCAATGACACCCTAACTCAGACCATAGCTGATGTGAGTACTTCAGAATGGAAAGCCAGTGATTTAAAATTGTATCCTAATCCGGCTCAAGATCAAATTAAACTGGAGCTACCTAAGAGCGGAAAAGTAGAAATTGCCTTACGTGATGCTAGTGGACGTACGGTTCGCAGCTGGACCCTTGAGGTAGAAGCTCAGGAAGCACAGGAATTAAATCTGGAAGGATTAAGCAAAGGCGTTTACTTGATTGACGTGAATCAAGCTGATCTTCATAATCGTGAGCGCTTGCTCTTGAAATAA